A genomic window from Flavobacterium johnsoniae includes:
- a CDS encoding Fur family transcriptional regulator, protein MKKTTEEAFNGKSIRPTTMRILIYEYMETLTAALSLAEIEKYFHKADKVTIYRTLQTFLEKGLVHKIMDDSQARYRLCADSCEEEEHNDRHLHFYCRRCGQTTCREEIMLPESLSGSLQIDEIQILAKGICEKCLTAK, encoded by the coding sequence ATGAAGAAAACGACAGAAGAAGCCTTTAACGGCAAAAGCATACGGCCTACCACGATGCGCATTCTGATCTACGAGTATATGGAAACCCTCACGGCGGCATTATCGCTTGCGGAGATCGAGAAGTATTTCCACAAGGCCGATAAGGTGACCATCTACAGGACGCTTCAGACATTTCTGGAAAAAGGGCTCGTGCATAAGATTATGGACGACAGCCAGGCCAGGTACCGCTTATGCGCCGATTCATGCGAAGAGGAAGAGCATAATGACAGGCATCTCCATTTCTACTGCAGGAGGTGCGGGCAGACTACCTGCCGCGAAGAGATCATGCTTCCGGAAAGCCTCTCGGGCAGCCTTCAGATCGATGAGATCCAGATTCTGGCCAAAGGAATCTGCGAGAAATGCCTAACTGCGAAATAA
- a CDS encoding GNAT family N-acetyltransferase — translation MNLIFRTAAADDLPEIIRLLSDDALGQGREDFQLPLPHAYIKAFEKIDADPSQELIAVTNEAGDLVGTMQLSFIQYLTYQGGVRAQIEAVRIRREDRGKGFGRLMFEWAIERSRQRGAHLVQLTTDKKRPEAVKFYESLGFMPTHEGMKLHL, via the coding sequence ATGAATTTAATTTTTAGAACTGCAGCAGCAGATGATCTGCCCGAAATCATCAGGCTTCTTTCTGATGATGCCCTTGGGCAGGGCAGGGAGGATTTCCAGCTTCCTTTGCCACATGCCTACATTAAGGCGTTCGAGAAAATCGATGCCGATCCCTCGCAGGAACTTATCGCCGTGACTAATGAGGCCGGAGATCTGGTGGGAACCATGCAGCTGAGCTTCATCCAGTATCTAACCTATCAGGGCGGAGTAAGGGCGCAGATAGAGGCGGTCAGGATAAGGAGGGAAGACCGCGGAAAGGGATTCGGAAGGCTTATGTTCGAGTGGGCCATAGAGAGGTCAAGACAGCGCGGGGCACATCTGGTCCAGCTTACCACAGACAAAAAAAGGCCTGAGGCTGTGAAGTTTTACGAGAGCCTGGGCTTTATGCCGACCCATGAAGGCATGAAGCTTCATCTATAA
- a CDS encoding CusA/CzcA family heavy metal efflux RND transporter, giving the protein MLDSIIKFSIKNKIIIGLMTLVLILWGAWSATKLPIDAVPDITNNQVQIFTTCPTLAGQEVEQLVTFPIEQSIATVPKIQEIRSISRFGLSVITVVFDEETDIYFARQLISERLKEATDRIPQGIGTPEMAPVSTGLGEVYQYIIHPKKGSENKYNAKDLRTMQDWIVARQLYGTPGIAEVNSFGGELKQYEVAVNPDRLKAMGVSIPDIFTALQKNNQNTGGAYIDKKPNAYFIRGIGLVTSLDDVRKIVVKNTGAAPIYVSDVAEVRFGKAVRYGALTYNGQVDAVGGVVMMLKGENSNEVVKRIKEKLPTIQKSLPDDVVIEPYLDRTDLVGRAISTVEKNLVEGALIVIFVLVLFLGNFRAGLIVASAIPLAMLFALGLMNVFGVSANLMSLGAIDFGLIVDGAVIVVEATLHHLAMRKSLNNLTQDEMDEEVFESASKIRTSAAFGEIIILIVYIPILTLVGVEGKMFRPMAQTVGFAIFGALILSLTYIPMMCALFLSKKPQHKETFSDKMMNRIQNIYQPLLAKVIEIKYAVVGVTVAIFLIAVFCFTRMGGEFIPQLQEGDYAFHCILPQGSSLNQSIETSMQASRIIKQFDEVKMVVGKTGAAEVPTDPMPPEATDLMVVLKPQKEWKSGRSYTELAEAIMEKLEVIPGVFFEKNQPIQMRFNELMTGIRQDVAVKIFGENLDTLSQYAKEVGQVIQSVPGATSPQIERVSGLPQINIEYDRTRIANYGLTIEDVNDVVSTAFAGKSTGQVYENERRFDLVVRLDSVHRSSIDDVSNLMIPTSTGVQVPLSQVAKIDYKLGPAQISREAGKRRIVIGFNVAGRDVQSVVQDIQKKLAEKVKLPPGYYFTYGGQFENLQAASARLMIAVPVSLLLIFGLLYFTFRSFKQATLIFTAIPMSAIGGIFALMLRGMPFSISAGIGFIALFGVAVLNGIVLIGTFNQLEKEGMDNIFERVKEGTITRLRPVLMTAMVASLGFLPMAISSSAGAEVQKPLATVVIGGLVTATFLTLFVLPLLYIIFNTKFDFKGKFKLRNTTAIIVLFIAGLGSANAQQRIPIEKAVETALQSNQQLDINKSEIQAAGLNVKTALDIPKTGVFAENEDLRPSDRTGILKIGISQSFAWPGLYAARKSYFKNQLQYSQLNTVLLNATIKRDVRTAYYKLWYLQDKQLLYQRLDSIYTQLAKTAEVRLKAGDVAQLDRIAAEAKLLELKAFSEQNKKDMTVQQQQLMMLMNLNEWLLPVEAPLGKAEVSFTESGGKHPLLTLQEQNVKIASSNVSVMRNSNMPELSGRVFSQKLYGLNDPYTGFSATASFPLFGAVSAHNKVKAAKAEKEVQEKNLAYQTQLLATQKNSSAAEIEKNLSLLNFYETSGLKQAEDIIKASTLSYRSGEISFAELGQFLTQAVGIRQNYLDVLNQYNLSAVQFDYFNNK; this is encoded by the coding sequence GTGTTAGATAGTATAATTAAATTCAGCATAAAAAACAAAATCATTATTGGGTTAATGACTTTGGTTCTCATATTATGGGGCGCCTGGAGCGCAACGAAACTGCCCATAGATGCCGTTCCTGACATCACAAACAATCAGGTTCAGATTTTTACGACCTGCCCTACGCTTGCAGGACAGGAAGTGGAGCAGCTGGTAACCTTTCCCATTGAACAGAGCATTGCCACTGTGCCGAAGATCCAGGAAATCCGAAGCATATCGCGATTCGGGCTTTCTGTTATCACAGTTGTGTTCGATGAAGAAACGGACATCTATTTTGCCAGACAGCTCATCAGCGAAAGGCTGAAGGAGGCAACAGACCGAATCCCGCAGGGGATCGGAACTCCTGAAATGGCTCCTGTGAGCACCGGTCTTGGCGAGGTGTACCAGTACATTATCCATCCTAAAAAAGGAAGCGAAAATAAATACAATGCCAAAGACCTGCGAACCATGCAGGACTGGATTGTGGCAAGGCAGCTCTACGGAACTCCCGGGATTGCCGAAGTGAACAGTTTTGGAGGGGAGCTCAAGCAGTATGAGGTTGCCGTGAACCCTGACAGGCTGAAAGCTATGGGGGTTAGCATCCCGGACATCTTTACGGCACTTCAGAAAAACAACCAGAATACCGGAGGAGCTTATATTGACAAGAAGCCAAACGCATATTTCATCAGGGGAATCGGTCTTGTGACCTCACTTGATGATGTAAGAAAGATCGTGGTTAAGAATACGGGAGCCGCGCCAATTTATGTAAGCGATGTTGCCGAGGTGCGCTTCGGAAAAGCTGTGAGATACGGTGCCCTGACCTATAACGGGCAGGTAGATGCAGTCGGAGGCGTGGTGATGATGCTTAAGGGTGAAAACAGCAACGAGGTGGTGAAGCGCATCAAAGAGAAGCTGCCGACCATCCAGAAATCGCTTCCAGACGACGTCGTTATCGAGCCATACCTTGACCGTACGGATCTTGTGGGACGCGCCATCAGCACCGTAGAGAAGAACCTTGTAGAAGGTGCATTGATCGTGATATTCGTGCTGGTGCTGTTTCTGGGGAATTTCCGCGCAGGGCTAATTGTGGCATCAGCAATTCCTCTTGCCATGCTTTTCGCGCTTGGACTGATGAATGTCTTTGGCGTAAGCGCCAACCTGATGTCACTGGGTGCCATTGATTTTGGCCTTATTGTCGACGGTGCGGTAATTGTGGTGGAGGCAACGCTCCATCATCTTGCTATGCGCAAGTCGCTCAATAATCTTACCCAGGATGAGATGGACGAGGAAGTTTTCGAGTCGGCATCCAAAATACGTACCAGTGCGGCCTTTGGAGAAATTATCATTTTAATTGTATATATCCCGATTCTTACCCTTGTGGGCGTTGAAGGGAAAATGTTCCGTCCGATGGCGCAGACCGTAGGATTCGCAATCTTTGGAGCCCTGATACTGTCTCTAACCTACATCCCGATGATGTGCGCACTGTTCTTGTCTAAAAAGCCGCAGCACAAGGAGACTTTCAGCGATAAGATGATGAACAGAATACAGAATATCTACCAGCCGCTGCTTGCTAAAGTGATCGAGATCAAGTATGCCGTGGTCGGCGTAACGGTAGCCATATTCCTTATTGCCGTATTCTGCTTTACAAGAATGGGAGGAGAATTCATCCCGCAGCTGCAGGAGGGCGATTATGCTTTCCACTGCATCCTGCCTCAGGGAAGTTCGCTGAACCAGAGCATTGAGACCTCGATGCAGGCCTCAAGAATCATCAAGCAGTTTGACGAGGTTAAAATGGTGGTTGGAAAGACGGGAGCCGCAGAGGTCCCTACAGATCCTATGCCTCCTGAGGCCACCGATCTTATGGTGGTTCTAAAGCCGCAGAAGGAATGGAAGTCGGGAAGGAGCTACACGGAACTTGCAGAGGCCATAATGGAGAAGCTCGAAGTGATTCCAGGAGTGTTCTTTGAGAAGAACCAGCCAATCCAGATGCGTTTCAATGAGCTTATGACAGGAATCAGACAGGACGTTGCCGTGAAAATTTTCGGTGAGAACCTGGACACGCTTTCGCAGTACGCCAAAGAAGTGGGGCAGGTGATCCAGAGCGTTCCCGGAGCGACTTCTCCGCAGATTGAACGAGTGAGCGGCCTTCCGCAGATCAATATCGAATATGACAGGACCAGAATTGCCAATTACGGGCTTACCATAGAGGATGTGAATGACGTTGTCAGCACGGCATTTGCAGGAAAGAGCACCGGACAGGTTTATGAAAATGAGCGACGTTTCGACCTTGTGGTGCGCCTTGACAGCGTTCACAGAAGCAGCATAGACGATGTGAGCAACCTTATGATTCCTACCAGCACAGGGGTTCAGGTGCCTCTGTCCCAGGTGGCAAAAATCGACTATAAGCTTGGACCTGCGCAGATCAGCAGGGAAGCAGGGAAAAGAAGGATTGTAATCGGATTTAATGTGGCTGGACGCGATGTCCAGAGCGTAGTGCAGGACATCCAGAAAAAGCTGGCTGAAAAAGTGAAGCTGCCGCCGGGATACTATTTCACCTATGGAGGACAGTTTGAAAATCTTCAGGCAGCCAGCGCAAGGCTTATGATTGCCGTGCCGGTGTCGCTTCTTCTGATTTTCGGTCTGCTTTATTTTACGTTCCGTTCCTTCAAGCAGGCTACGCTGATCTTCACTGCGATTCCAATGAGCGCCATTGGGGGCATATTTGCCCTTATGCTTAGGGGCATGCCTTTCAGCATCAGTGCCGGAATCGGATTTATCGCATTATTCGGGGTGGCGGTTCTAAATGGAATCGTGCTCATCGGAACATTCAACCAGCTTGAAAAAGAGGGTATGGACAACATTTTTGAAAGGGTGAAAGAAGGAACCATCACAAGGCTTCGTCCGGTGCTTATGACCGCGATGGTGGCTTCATTGGGATTCCTGCCGATGGCCATCAGCAGCAGCGCTGGTGCCGAGGTGCAGAAGCCGCTTGCCACCGTTGTAATCGGAGGTCTTGTAACCGCAACGTTCCTTACGCTTTTCGTTCTTCCCCTTCTTTATATCATTTTTAATACAAAGTTTGACTTTAAAGGAAAATTTAAATTGAGAAATACAACTGCCATCATTGTCCTTTTCATTGCAGGTCTGGGATCAGCAAATGCGCAGCAGCGCATCCCGATCGAGAAGGCTGTGGAAACTGCCCTGCAGAGCAATCAGCAGCTGGATATCAATAAATCCGAAATCCAGGCGGCCGGGCTGAATGTGAAGACAGCCTTAGACATCCCTAAAACGGGAGTCTTCGCGGAGAACGAGGATTTGAGGCCGTCTGACAGGACAGGGATTCTGAAAATCGGTATCTCGCAGAGTTTTGCATGGCCGGGGCTTTATGCCGCAAGAAAAAGCTATTTCAAAAACCAGCTCCAGTACAGCCAGCTCAATACGGTGCTTTTAAACGCCACAATCAAAAGGGATGTGCGAACGGCCTACTACAAGCTGTGGTACCTTCAGGACAAGCAGCTTCTGTACCAGCGTCTGGACAGCATCTATACCCAGCTAGCAAAAACTGCCGAAGTGCGCCTGAAGGCCGGTGATGTGGCGCAGCTGGACAGGATTGCCGCAGAGGCCAAACTTCTGGAATTGAAAGCTTTTTCAGAGCAGAACAAGAAAGACATGACCGTGCAGCAGCAACAGCTGATGATGCTTATGAACCTGAATGAGTGGCTGCTTCCTGTGGAAGCCCCGCTTGGAAAGGCGGAAGTGAGCTTTACCGAAAGCGGCGGGAAGCATCCCCTGCTTACCCTGCAGGAGCAGAATGTGAAGATTGCGTCGTCAAATGTTTCAGTAATGAGAAACAGCAATATGCCTGAGCTGTCCGGAAGGGTTTTCAGCCAGAAGCTTTATGGGCTTAATGATCCATACACGGGGTTTTCTGCCACTGCATCTTTCCCGCTTTTCGGGGCCGTATCGGCGCATAATAAGGTAAAGGCGGCTAAGGCCGAGAAGGAAGTGCAGGAAAAGAATCTTGCCTATCAGACCCAGCTGCTGGCGACCCAGAAGAATTCATCGGCGGCTGAAATTGAGAAAAACCTTTCCCTGCTGAACTTCTATGAGACTTCAGGGCTTAAGCAGGCGGAGGATATCATCAAAGCTTCCACGCTGAGCTACCGCTCAGGGGAAATCAGCTTTGCCGAGCTTGGACAGTTTCTGACCCAGGCGGTAGGCATACGCCAGAATTATCTTGATGTGCTGAACCAGTACAACCTGTCTGCGGTGCAGTTTGATTATTTCAACAATAAATAA
- a CDS encoding efflux RND transporter periplasmic adaptor subunit yields MKVKIQLLIAAAAIFSLAGCGQKSGESESGAKTEKAEGAKEEGHSEGEAATIAVLTQEQMKSVGVQLGTIENKNLTASIKVNGALRVPNNNKANATSLYGGVIQTLRVQLGDQVRKGQVIATIENPQFVQQQEEYITINSRITNAEQELQRQKDLQAGNAGALKNLQNATAEVNALRARKASLAKQIQLMGINPGSITPANLRAALTVTSPVTGTVSAEFAKIGSYVDVSSPVVEIVDNQLIHLDLQVFEKDLPKVKVGQSVSFTLTNNPEATYTAKVFNIGSSFENQSKSVAVHCTVTGNKAGLIDGMNITALVGVGTALTAAVPNGAIAEADGKFYIFVKTDKKPEEHEEAEAEGGTEEGEKHSPAEEKKIDAASMNFEKVEVTKGVSEVGYTAVTPVKEIPAGSRIVTKGTFFVNAKLSNSGGHEH; encoded by the coding sequence ATGAAAGTCAAAATTCAATTATTAATCGCGGCGGCCGCAATTTTCTCACTGGCAGGCTGCGGACAAAAAAGCGGCGAAAGCGAAAGCGGAGCCAAAACCGAAAAGGCCGAGGGAGCGAAAGAGGAGGGACACAGCGAAGGGGAAGCTGCCACAATTGCGGTGCTGACCCAGGAGCAGATGAAATCGGTGGGGGTTCAGCTCGGAACCATTGAGAACAAGAACCTGACTGCATCGATTAAAGTAAACGGCGCCTTAAGGGTTCCAAACAATAACAAGGCCAATGCAACCTCTCTGTACGGAGGTGTTATCCAGACCCTTAGAGTGCAGCTGGGCGACCAGGTGCGCAAGGGCCAGGTGATCGCAACAATCGAGAATCCCCAGTTCGTGCAGCAGCAGGAGGAGTACATCACCATCAACAGCCGCATCACCAATGCGGAGCAGGAGCTGCAGCGCCAGAAAGACCTTCAGGCGGGTAATGCCGGAGCCCTGAAGAATCTTCAGAATGCCACTGCGGAGGTAAATGCGCTGCGCGCACGCAAGGCCTCGCTTGCCAAACAGATCCAGCTTATGGGAATAAACCCCGGAAGCATCACCCCGGCGAACCTAAGGGCGGCATTAACGGTTACCAGTCCGGTTACCGGCACGGTAAGCGCCGAATTTGCGAAGATCGGAAGCTATGTTGACGTCTCATCTCCTGTTGTGGAGATAGTGGACAACCAGCTGATCCACCTTGACCTTCAGGTTTTCGAGAAGGATCTTCCCAAGGTAAAGGTGGGGCAGAGCGTAAGCTTCACCCTGACCAATAACCCTGAGGCAACCTACACGGCAAAGGTGTTCAATATCGGCTCTTCTTTTGAGAATCAGAGCAAGAGCGTTGCGGTTCACTGTACCGTGACGGGAAATAAGGCAGGACTTATCGACGGAATGAACATTACAGCGCTGGTAGGCGTAGGCACCGCTCTTACGGCTGCAGTGCCAAATGGTGCCATTGCCGAGGCGGACGGGAAGTTCTACATCTTTGTGAAAACGGACAAGAAACCTGAGGAGCATGAGGAGGCGGAAGCTGAGGGAGGCACCGAAGAGGGCGAAAAGCACAGTCCTGCAGAGGAAAAGAAAATCGATGCGGCAAGCATGAACTTTGAAAAAGTGGAAGTGACAAAAGGAGTTTCGGAAGTGGGATATACAGCCGTTACGCCTGTGAAGGAAATACCTGCGGGAAGCAGGATTGTGACCAAGGGAACCTTTTTCGTAAATGCCAAACTGAGCAATTCCGGAGGCCACGAACATTAA
- a CDS encoding bestrophin family protein: MLLNRKISVLYFVREIRSQIILIVIFAAAIGMLDMLPVFRKVSLPLSIPALVGTAVSLLLAFRTAQSYERWWEARMVWGAIVNDSRTLIRQVMQSASKENRHFSEQFAERQIIWVYALGEALRRQPFSPKVEAYLKFHNVAGANIPNALLDRHSQDVAEMEHKGIITDFKTVQLNETISRLCDHMGKCERIKNTVFPKSYSLLVHTLIYVFAAILPFGLEDSQLAVELLLTILIPLLFIAIESTAIIMQDPFENTPVDTPMTSLALTIEINLLEMTGAKDIPEKPKNRLYYEM, translated from the coding sequence ATGCTTCTAAACCGTAAAATATCAGTGCTGTACTTTGTCAGGGAAATCAGATCCCAGATCATTCTCATTGTCATTTTTGCCGCGGCTATCGGGATGCTGGATATGCTTCCGGTGTTCAGGAAAGTCTCGCTTCCCCTGAGCATCCCCGCACTGGTAGGAACCGCAGTTTCGCTGCTGCTGGCCTTCAGGACGGCGCAGTCCTATGAGAGATGGTGGGAAGCCAGAATGGTATGGGGGGCGATCGTAAACGATTCGCGCACCCTTATCAGACAGGTCATGCAGTCCGCTTCGAAAGAAAACAGGCATTTTTCAGAGCAGTTTGCCGAAAGGCAGATCATCTGGGTATATGCCCTTGGGGAGGCGCTGCGCCGCCAGCCCTTCAGCCCAAAGGTGGAAGCCTACCTGAAATTCCATAACGTGGCGGGGGCAAACATTCCCAACGCGCTGCTGGACAGGCACTCGCAGGATGTAGCCGAAATGGAGCATAAGGGCATTATAACGGATTTCAAGACCGTGCAGCTCAATGAGACCATATCGCGCCTCTGCGACCACATGGGAAAATGCGAACGGATCAAAAATACTGTTTTTCCAAAGTCATACAGCCTGCTGGTGCACACGCTGATCTATGTCTTTGCCGCGATACTTCCCTTCGGTCTTGAGGACTCGCAGCTGGCTGTTGAACTGCTGCTGACCATTCTGATTCCGCTGCTGTTCATTGCAATTGAATCAACTGCCATCATCATGCAGGATCCCTTTGAGAACACGCCGGTGGATACCCCTATGACCTCGCTTGCACTGACCATCGAGATCAACCTCCTTGAGATGACCGGTGCGAAGGATATTCCTGAGAAGCCTAAAAATAGGCTGTACTACGAGATGTAG
- a CDS encoding DUF6660 family protein, whose amino-acid sequence MRWKTTILLLYILGLLAVPCSDVYNSCISSKTAQKELSHNHSSDNDDHCSPFCQCSCCSVSVIKFSFKMPDLNLPQQPISSKNTVIKDCQVNSTYTGSIWQPPKFFV is encoded by the coding sequence ATGAGATGGAAAACAACAATATTATTACTTTACATTCTAGGGCTGCTTGCGGTTCCGTGCAGTGACGTATACAATAGCTGTATTTCCTCTAAAACTGCGCAGAAAGAGCTGTCCCATAACCACAGCAGTGATAATGACGACCACTGCTCGCCATTCTGCCAGTGCTCCTGCTGCAGCGTTTCGGTAATAAAGTTCAGCTTTAAGATGCCGGACCTTAATCTTCCCCAGCAGCCTATCAGTTCCAAGAATACTGTCATTAAGGACTGCCAGGTAAATTCAACCTACACGGGCAGCATCTGGCAGCCCCCTAAATTTTTCGTTTAG
- a CDS encoding DUF6602 domain-containing protein has protein sequence MTTKEFLVFLQQEHHLIINHKDDYGEAQTGKIISIDGDSVRFYWTCDDEKTKARGLVTYNMDEFKQQVDPFVIVDRTCTFSDEKYGRLQSMIKNNWHKVINTMHSSSQKRLKVDGCIDLLVSEIGVSKLQASGIIKSRLAAGTFKYVKLKLGTYIALGINEIALENKKRYLSSISNEIRSQSERINYVISHGQTVGNYRERLFISVLRKYVPKKFHVATGFIEGSSKQIDIIIYDQHNYIPVFREDDLVVVKKEAVIAVIEIKTTLSSSTLKDSLEGIDRICEGPMSSVPFFKGIFAFETEWNNKTAADNIAIFYDENKIDAIHEHLDVVCVPGKICAFIDYNNLDNDEYSCPSLYTLEDAKGISIGESFFFQRLFSFMEVEVSARKINGLYFDVLRETAHRPLHKILTDEDWTPFHIFFTELGSTADFDADEFDQAMEIKKNNVKQRVKDVRDWMAGEMDRNQLIEKYNSIF, from the coding sequence TTGACAACAAAAGAATTCTTAGTGTTTCTACAGCAGGAACATCATTTGATAATAAATCATAAAGACGACTACGGCGAAGCCCAGACAGGCAAAATTATTTCAATTGATGGAGATTCTGTGAGGTTTTATTGGACCTGTGACGATGAAAAGACAAAAGCACGAGGCTTGGTAACTTATAACATGGACGAATTTAAACAGCAGGTCGATCCATTTGTGATTGTAGACAGAACGTGTACTTTTAGCGATGAAAAGTATGGTAGGCTCCAGAGCATGATAAAAAACAACTGGCACAAGGTAATCAATACGATGCATTCCTCCTCCCAGAAAAGGTTAAAGGTTGATGGCTGCATTGATCTATTAGTCAGCGAAATCGGAGTGTCTAAATTACAGGCTTCAGGGATTATAAAATCTCGCTTGGCCGCGGGCACATTTAAATATGTTAAATTAAAATTAGGCACATATATTGCGCTTGGCATTAACGAAATCGCACTAGAAAATAAAAAAAGATATCTTTCTTCGATTTCAAATGAAATCAGAAGCCAGAGCGAGCGTATCAATTATGTCATCAGCCACGGCCAGACTGTCGGAAATTACAGGGAGAGGCTTTTCATTTCCGTCCTGCGGAAATATGTGCCCAAAAAATTTCACGTCGCAACAGGATTTATAGAGGGTAGCAGCAAGCAGATTGATATCATAATTTATGACCAGCACAATTATATTCCAGTTTTTAGGGAAGATGATCTTGTAGTGGTAAAAAAGGAAGCCGTGATTGCCGTAATTGAAATCAAAACGACATTAAGTTCGTCCACACTTAAAGATTCTCTTGAAGGTATTGACAGAATATGCGAAGGCCCGATGAGTTCTGTTCCTTTTTTCAAGGGAATTTTCGCTTTTGAAACAGAATGGAACAATAAAACGGCCGCCGATAACATTGCCATATTTTACGATGAGAATAAAATTGACGCCATTCATGAGCATCTAGATGTGGTATGCGTTCCTGGCAAGATCTGCGCTTTTATAGATTATAATAATCTGGATAATGATGAGTATTCCTGTCCTTCATTGTATACCTTGGAAGATGCTAAGGGCATAAGTATAGGGGAGTCCTTTTTCTTTCAAAGGCTATTTTCCTTCATGGAGGTTGAAGTTTCAGCGCGGAAAATTAATGGATTGTATTTTGACGTATTGCGTGAAACTGCACATAGACCGCTGCATAAGATATTGACCGATGAAGACTGGACACCATTTCATATATTTTTTACGGAACTCGGCAGCACGGCAGATTTCGACGCGGATGAATTTGACCAAGCAATGGAAATCAAAAAAAACAACGTCAAGCAGCGCGTGAAAGATGTCAGGGATTGGATGGCTGGTGAAATGGACAGAAACCAGCTGATAGAAAAGTATAACAGCATATTTTAA